One window of Leguminivora glycinivorella isolate SPB_JAAS2020 chromosome 9, LegGlyc_1.1, whole genome shotgun sequence genomic DNA carries:
- the LOC125229637 gene encoding uncharacterized protein LOC125229637, producing the protein MGKRKRSRSRDDDYDSILKKVKKLEKRLQNCRRSYSRSPSIEQENIDVNIDGHQSEVQSPLRDMEFTEPDNKDIENEDCVNENNVDNAEQTTNVEPELDPNILSILGDDPQNQTTFGEKLHKDISTRWQHILLNGLQKEIKSELIKLYPVPENCSNLKAPKLNLEIKAALTEVNLKKDNFSENKQNQLSSGIAALGKALSVAFGSNPSSQDLIKYLSDAGRLLCDYHYRESQSRRYSIINTLNKQTRDTIRDSKLDEYLFGSDLADHLKSSKAIEKSGLELKPVYTPRVQSRVVPATQPHRGALNSRGASRTAAAETRPYAAARRQPAPAPTTRDGRDRRYEPSTSRSSYHHRQRGRRR; encoded by the exons ATGGGAAAAAGAAAAAGATCGCGTTCAAGGGACGACGATTACGACAGTATATTAAAGAAAGTTAAAAAACTGGAAAAACGGTTACAAAACTGTCGACGAAGTTATTCGCGCTCGCCGTCCATTGAACAGGAAAATATAGACGTGAATATAGACGGTCATCAATCGGAAGTGCAGTCGCCGTTGCGCGACATGGAATTTACTGAACCAG ATAATAAAGATATCGAAAATGAAGATTGtgtaaatgaaaacaatgtAGATAACGCCGAGCAGACTACGAACGTGGAACCTGAGTTGGACCCTAATATTTTAAGCATCTTAGGAGATGACCCCCAAAATCAGACCACTTTTGGCGAAAAATTACACAAGGATATTTCAACAAGATGGCAACATATTTTGTTGAACGGGCTACAAAaggaaataaaatctgaattgaTTAAATTATACCCTGTCCCCGAAAATTGTAGTAATTTAAAGGCGCCAAAACTTAATTTAGAAATAAAGGCGGCACTTACTGAAGTGAATTTGAAAAAAGATAACTTCAGTGAAAATAAGCAAAATCAGCTGTCTAGCGGTATTGCAGCCCTAGGAAAAGCATTAAGCGTCGCATTTGGTAGCAACCCGTCTTCTCAAGACCTAATAAAATACCTAAGCGATGCAGGACGCTTGTTATGCGATTACCACTACAGAGAATCACAATCACGTCGATACTCCATAATAAATACTCTGAATAAACAGACTCGCGATACTATCAGAGACAGTAAATTGGACGAATACCTATTTGGATCTGATCTGGCCGACCACTTGAAGTCGTCTAAGGCAATTGAGAAATCGGGACTAGAATTAAAGCCCGTGTACACGCCGCGGGTGCAATCCAGGGTCGTTCCAGCCACTCAACCTCATCGAGGGGCTTTAAACTCACGGGGGGCGTCGCGGACAGCAGCCGCCGAGACACGCCCGTACGCCGCTGCCCGCAGACAACCAGCGCCCGCGCCGACGACCAGGGATGGCAGGGATCGCCGCTACGAACCGTCGACGAGCCGCTCGAGCTACCATCATCGTCAGCGAGGGAGGAGACGCTGA